In Felis catus isolate Fca126 chromosome A2, F.catus_Fca126_mat1.0, whole genome shotgun sequence, the following proteins share a genomic window:
- the NT5C3A gene encoding cytosolic 5'-nucleotidase 3A isoform X2: MPNQDSAVHVKMMPEFQRSSVRIKNPARVEEIICGLIKGGAAKLQIITDFDMTLSRFSYEGKRCPTCHYVIDNSKLVTDECRKKLMQLKEKYYAIEIDPVLTMEEKYPYMVEWYTKAHGLLIEQALPKAKLKEIVAESDVMLKEGYENFFDKLQQYGIPVFIFSAGIGDILEEVIQQAGVYHPNITVVSNFMDFDDNGVLKGFKGELIHVFNKHDGALKNTEYFNRLKDNSNIILLGDSQGDIRMADGVANVEHILKIGYLNDRVDELLEKYMDSYDIVLVKDESLDVANSILQKIL, translated from the exons atgcCAGAATTCCAGAGAAGTTCCGTTCGAATCAAGAACCCGGCAAGAGTAGAAGAAATTATCTGCGGTCTTATTAAGGGAGGAGCTGCCAAACTTCAG ATAATAACAGACTTTGATATGACACTGAGTAGATTTTCCTACGAAGGCAAAAGATGCCCAACATGTCATT ATGTCATTGACAACAGTAAGCTGGTTACAGATGAATGTCGGAAAAAG ttaatgcaactaaaggaaaaatattatgcTATTGAAATTGATCCTGTTCTTACCATGGAAGAGAAGTACCCCTATATGGTAGAATG GTATACTAAAGCACATGGCTTGCTTATTGAACAGGCTTTACCAAAAGCTAAACTTAAAGAAATCGTGGCAGAATCTGATGTTATGCTCAA GGAAGGGTATGAGAATTTCTTTGATAAGCTCCAACAATACGGTATCCCTGTGTTCATATTTTCGGCTGGTATCGGTGATATACTAGAGGAGGTGATCCAGCAAGCTGGCGTTTATCACCCAAACATCACAGTAGTGTCCAACTTCATGGATTTTGATGACAAT GGGGTGCTCAAAGGATTTAAAGGCGAACTAATTCATGTATTTAACAAACATGATGGTGCCTTGAAGAACACAGAATATTTCAATCGGCTAAAAGATAATAGCAATATAATTCTGCTGGGAGATTCCCAAGGAGATATAAGAATGGCAGATGGAGTAGCCAATGTTGAACACATCCTGAAAATTGGATATCTAAATGATAGA GTGGATGAGCTTTTAGAAAAGTACATGGACTCTTACGATATTGTTCTAGTAAAAGACGAATCACTGGACGTAGCCAACTCTATCTTACAGAAGATTCTATAA